Proteins from a genomic interval of Quercus lobata isolate SW786 chromosome 11, ValleyOak3.0 Primary Assembly, whole genome shotgun sequence:
- the LOC115967630 gene encoding uncharacterized protein LOC115967630, whose translation MSHSAHSIPLIFPPDNSGSGGSASSETLPQSSHSISSIFQPYKSTESSESNERLPQCFHSIPLIFPPTESTNSSSGSHSKQSDSSTNESTHQSTSTQLPELQDLHFNEVKHNFKRGNARSPLSIQAEDSYHFQAGLKKLTEEARQSWTYAIMWGLSYDHSGSSMLRWADGYYKGENELNSVITRSNVDDKDVSNTEWFFLKSKMQCFLNGSGHPGQAFVTSRLVWVAGLERLGSSSCNRARMGQVSGLQTMVWIPSANGIVELGSTELIFQSTDLINKEIMMGRPRQLRAGLHDVPIQDDSFEEIRQMLATLKTMTEKHQACLSEQQVQNTEQRQNQSGASPALPLIPKDQIPVLLKQFRELIPPVFRRTTNPFKAEEWIKKMENIFITIGCIGDQRVTFATFMLEGEEANRWWAYEQRLLHEAGTQVTWEAFSKAFYEHYFPDSIRDQLESKFLKLIQGSKTVTEYEMKFLELVHYAPHVAEDEASKCRRLFEGLRKDIRSQIIPSMLRDFNMLIEQAKVVEKNYDQTHKVHESKRMRFAQRGGQNGRQHSSDGSTEGVRDTCHFCKRSHPAHKCPLITRACFQCGQTNHFARTKSSRDRLKGKRTKK comes from the exons ATGTCACATTCTGctcattccattccattaaTCTTCCCACCAGACAATTCTGGGTCTGGTGGATCAGCATCTAGTGAGACTCTTCCACAGTCCTCTCATTCTATATCATCAATCTTCCAACCATACAAGTCTACTGAGAGTTCAGAATCCAATGAAAGACTCCCACAATGCTTTCATTCCATACCTTTAATCTTCCCGCCAACCGAGTCAACAAACAGTTCCTCTGGTTCTCATTCAAAGCAGTCAGACTCTTCTACCAATGAATCAACACACCAGTCTACTTCAACCCAATTGCCTGAACTGCAAGACCTTCATTTCAATGAAgtcaaacataattttaaacgtGGTAATGCTCGATCTCCTTTGTCAATTCAAGCTGAAGATAGTTATCATTTTCAAGCTGGACTCAAAAAGCTTACAGAGGAGGCTCGCCAGAGCTGGACCTATGCCATTATGTGGGGTTTATCTTACGACCATTCTGGCTCTTCAATGTTGCGGTGGGCTGATGGGTACTACAAAGGCGAAAATGAGCTCAATTCAGTGATCACAAGATCTAATGTTGATGACAAAGATGTCAGCAATACTGAGTGGTTCTTTTTGAAGTCGAAGATGCAGTGCTTCTTGAACGGCAGTGGCCACCCAGGCCAAGCTTTTGTCACTTCAAGATTGGTCTGGGTGGCCGGGTTGGAGCGTCTAGGGAGCTCCTCGTGCAACCGGGCACGAATGGGGCAGGTCTCCGGGTTACAAACAATGGTATGGATACCCTCAGCAAACGGCATTGTGGAATTGGGCTCTACAGAGCTGATTTTCCAGAGCACGGATTTGATCAACAAG GAGATCATGATGGGAAGACCTAGACAACTGAGGGCTGGATTGCATGATGTACCTATTCAAGATGATAGTTTTGAAGAGATTCGTCAAATGCTTGCTACTCTGAAAACAATGACAGAGAAGCATCAAGCTTGTCTGTCTGAGCAACAGGTACAGAACACTGAGCAACGACAAAATCAGAGTGGAGCCTCCCCCGCCCTTCCTCTTATTCCTAAAGATCAAATCCCAGTTTTGTTAAAGCAATTCCGTGAGCTTATTCCACCTGTGTTTAGGCGAACGACTAACCCATTCAAGGCTGAGGAATGGATAAAGaagatggaaaatattttcattaccATTGGGTGCATAGGTGATCAACGTGTGACTTTTGCTACATTCATGTTAGAGGGAGAAGAGGCTAACCGTTGGTGGGCATATGAGCAAAGATTGTTGCATGAGGCTGGGACACAAGTAACATGGGAGGCATTCTCAAAGGCATTTTATGAGCATTACTTTCCTGATAGTATTCGAGATCAATTAGAGTCAAAATTTCTTAAACTCATACAAGGGAGCAAGACAGTTACAGAATATGAGATGAAATTCTTAGAGCTAGTACATTATGCCCCTCATGTTGCAGAAGATGAGGCGAGTAAATGTCGTAGGCTTTTCGAGGGGTTGAGGAAAGACATTAGGTCACAAATTATTCCCTCAATGCTAAGGGATTTCAATATGCTAATTGAACAAGCTAAGGTGGTAGAGAAAAATTATGATCAAACTCATAAGGTTCACGAGTCGAAAAGGATGAGATTTGCGCAAAGAGGAGGCCAAAATGGTAGACAACATAGTAGTGATGGATCTACTGAGGGGGTTAGAGACACTTGTCACTTCTGTAAGAGGAGCCACCCAGCACATAAATGTCCCTTGATTACAAGAGCTTGTTTTCAGTGTGGTCAAACTAACCATTTTGCTCGCACCAAATCTTCCAGGGATAGGCTTAAAGGTAAAAGGACCAAGAAATAG